The segment AATTGTAGAACTTCATGGCATGAAAACGTTCTTCTTCGGCCTGTACCAAAAAGAAATTTTCGAAGCCCCGCAGATCTTCTGAAGCACAGTACGCTGCCATAGCAAGGTAGTACTGAGCAGAATAAAACTCCCATTTAATCTGCTCATTTAGTTCGTTGAGTAGTTTTCCCGAAAACACAATATCGCCCCCGAAGATTAATTAGTATCGATTAAATTGCCCCACTGCGAAAATATTATGCCAACTAATCACTTCCCTGGGAAGCTGCTGCTTCCTCTACGGCAGCCTTATCGAGAAATTTTTCCGGGTCAGGCAGGTCTTCCAAATCGTCGAGGCCAAAGTACTGTAAGAATTGACCGCTGGTGCCATAAAGAATTGGCCTGCCCGGCCCCTCCTTGCGACCAATTTCCTGGATTAACTTCTTTTCCATCAGCGTGTTGACCACACCATCCACTTTAACTCCGCGTATCTGTTCCATTTCAGCCCTGGTAATTGGTTGGCGATAAGCCACAATGGCTAGAGTCTCCAACGCAGCCCGAGACAGAGCATGGGCCTGGGGCTTATATAATTTCTCGATATACCCGGAAAATTCCGGCCGGGTGCAAAGCTGGTAACCGCCGGCTAAGCGTACTAATTGGATGCCGCTTTCTTTATCATTATATTTACGGGCCAACGAATCCAGCAGTTCCTCAGTATCCTTTTCTTTGGTCTCTAGTATATTAGCCAGATTTTTTATTGATAATGGTTCTGCGGCAACAAAGAGTAAGCATTCTAACGCAGCCAATAGAGTTTCCGAAAATAGCACTATGCCTCTCCCCCGTCATCTTTGTCGGTATCTTCCCTGGAATAGATGGCTATTTCAGCAAAATTTCGCCGCTGACGAACTAGTATGTTTCCGCTACGAATAATTTCCAGCAAAGCCAAAAATGTCACCACTACTTCTACCCGGGACACCCCGGGACGAAATAGTTCGGCGAATATTATCCCATTGGGGTTGAATCTGAGCCGTCCACGGATTTCTTTCACTTTATCGCGAATGGTTATTTCCGCACGGTGAACCTTGGTTATAGGCTCTTCATCAGGCATCTTCTCCAGTACTTGAGCCAAAGCGTCCAAAAGGTCGGCCATTTCCACATCCTGCAACGGATTATCGTTGCCGACAAATGCGCTGGCCATTTCTTCCACATCAACCGGCCTGGTAAAAACTCTGCCTGCCGCTTCTTCCCTTTCTTTTAAGTATTCTGCCACCAGTTTAAACTTCTTGTACTCCAACAGCCTTTCCACCAACTGGTCCCTAGGGTCCAGGCCCTCATCCTCTTCTTCCTCTTCCTTGGGAGGTTTGGGCAGCAGCATTTTGGCCTTAATAGACAAAAGAGTAGCCGCCATTACCAAGAACTCACTGGTAACCTCCAAATCCATTTGTCCCATGGACTGCAGGTAATGGAGATATTGATCAGTAATCCGGGCAATAGGAATGTCGTAGATGTCAATCTCATTCTTATCAATGAGGTGAAATAATAGGTCAAAGGGCCCCTGAAACACCTCAATATCAATTTTATAGCTCATCTGCTCCCCGCCTAACCGATGTTCATTACCTCTCGCACAACGCGTAAGGTTTCCGCCGCTTGTTTTCGGGCCTTATCGGCTCCAGCAGTCAATATTTCCTCAACAATCCCGGGGTTATTTTCAAGCTGTGCCCGACGCTCCCAAATGGGATTAAGGCTTTCGATCATCTTATCTGCCAAACGCCGTTTGCAATTAATGCAGCCAATGCCGGCGGTACGACATTGCGCAATTCTTTCTTCTACTTCTTCATCGTTATAAATCTTATTATAGGTGTGCACCACGCACACTTCCGGATCGCCGGGGTCAGTCTTTCTCACCCGGGCAGGATCGGTAATCATTAGGCGTACCTTTTCCCACAGTTCCTCAGCATTGCTGCTAATGGCTATGTCATTGTCATAACTCTTGCTCATTTTGCGCTTATCTATACCGGGCAGCATGGATATTTTCGCCAGCTTTGGCTGGGGCTCGGGGAAAACTTGGCTATCATACAGATGATTGAAGCGGCGCACTATTTCACGAGCCAGTTCCAGATGCGGTAATTGGTCTTCGCCTACTGGAACGGTATCGGCCCGATAAACCAAAATGTCTGCCGCCATCAACACCGGATAACCAAGAAAACCATAAGTACGGATATCCCTGCCCGCGCCCAACTGCTGCAGCTGCTCTTTATAAGTAGGACAGCGTTCAAGCCAGGATAATGGCGTGGTCATGGACAGAAGCAAATGCAGCTCCGCGTGTTCCTTGACGTGAGACTGAACAAAGATAGTACTTTTTTCCGGATCCAGACCGGCACTAAGCCAATCAATAACCATTTCTCGTGTATCTTCCTTGATGCCTGCTGTATCTTCATAGCCGGTAGTCAAAGCATGCCAATCAACTGGTGCAAAAAAACATTGATACTCTTCCTGGAGACGCACCCAGTTTTCAATGACACTCAAATGACCAATATGCAGTTTCCCGGTGGGACGCATACCGCTAAAAATCCTTCCCTTGCTCATACAAACACCTCTCTGTCAGTTATTATAATAGGGCAAAGCTGCTCAAATACATAAAGGAACTATAAATAACTTGAACTACAGGCCACAAAATCCGGCCGATTATTCCGGTAAACAACAACAGCAGCAAAATCATCGTTCCATATCGCTCCAGATTCTGCATTATGTGGGCCTGACCGGCAGGCAGAAGCCCGGCGAGTATCTTTGATCCGTCCAAAGGCGGTACCGGTATGAGATTAAATACTGCCAGTACTATATTATAAAGAACCACTGACTGAAAAAAACTGCCCACATACCAGTTACTAGTGCCAAATAGCTGCAGGCCTACAGCCCCCAGATAAGCCAAAACCAGATTCATGACCGGCCCGGCCAGACTTACCATCATCATTCCCTTACGCCGGTCGCCGCGAAAGTGGAATGGATTGACCTGAACCGGTTTAGCCCAGCCAAATCCTACAACAATAAACATCAAGGCACCTAAAGGATCAAGGTGATTAAGCGGGTTTAAAGTCAGCCGTTTTTGATACTTGGGGGTTGGATCCCCTAGCATATAGGCTACCTTTCCATGGGCATATTCATGAAAGACAATGGCAATAAGAATAGCTGGGATTGCTGCCAACAATGAGTTGATATCCATACTGTGCATTTACAACACTCCTTTACTTTCCAACCAGTTACGAACAAACCGCTGCTGGTCCTGAACAGTCTCTACTTTCCCCTCAAGCACTGCGGCCTCCAAAGCAAATAAGACCTTGCCGTACACAGGCCCGGGCTCAATACCCATCTTTCCAAGCACCTTCCCATCCATTTTAAGCAGTTGCGGCAGCCGTGTGCGCAGCCGAAAGTATTGATAGACATTTTGTTCCACTTGTCCTTTTATAAATAAAAGAATTAGTGCCATCCCTAATGGAGAGCAATCCTTTAATAACTTATGCAGTTCACCCGGCCCCGGTGTTTCCAAGTCCTGCAGCATGGCTGCAGAATCCTCCTCTAAACAGCGCTTTAAGGAACTGCGCTGTTCTTTGGTAATCGAAAGCTGGTCTAGCCATGCAACCGCACTAGTTTCATCGGTTTCTCGTAAAATAACAGTGAGAAAAACCAACCATCGCTCTAACGAAACCCCAGTAATGTCTGCTACTGCGGTGATCACCGGAATTACTTTATTTAAGGACTCTTGTATAGAGTTTTTCCATTCTAACCCCGGAATAATCTGCGGCCAGATACCCAGCTCCGCCAACCGCCGTAAACTTTTCACCGGGTCGTTTTCTGCAAAGATTAATTTTAACTCATTCCATACCCGGTCTGGACTAATGTTTTTCAGTGCTTCCTCAGCAACAGCGTTGCTTAATACATGAGCAGTTTGTGGTTCCAATTGAAATTGATAACGTTGTTCAAACCGCACGGCCCGTAATATACGGGTAGGATCTTCGATGAAACTGAGGTTATGCAGTAATCTAATGCGCTGCTCTTCCAAATCACTGTAGCCGCAAAAAAAGTCAATCAGCAGGCCAAATTCATCGCGATTGAGGCAGATTGCCAAAGCATTAACGGTAAAATCCCGCCGATAGAGATCTTCCCTTAAGTTGGTTTCCTCTATGGTAGGCAAGGCTGCCGGATACTCATAAAATTCTTTCCTAGCAGTGGCAAAATCAACCTTAATGTCTGATGGCAAGTGTACGGTTGCGGTATTAAATTTTTCATGCACCCGTACGTTACCGCCAAACTCAGCGGATAGTTTTTCCGCTAATTTTGGGGCACTGCCTACCACAACTATATCTAAATCCAGATTGGGTACACCCAGAAGCAGGTCCCGTACGAACCCTCCCACCAAATAAGCACCCCAATTATTTTCGTCAGCCAAGCGACCAATTCCTGCAAGCAGCTTTAACTGTTCTCCCTCTAACTGCTCCCCCAGCAAGTCAAGTATATCCGGCATGGTCTGCCAATCACACCGATCCTGGTAAAGTGTATTAAAGGGATGCGCATAACCATCACCATGCATGGTGCGTAATATATCACTTCGGGAGATAATACCTACTATTTTTTCTCCAGCCATTACCGGCAGTCGGCCCACATCATACCTGACCATTAATCTCTGAATTTCCGGTAAAGGCGTGTCCGGAGAAATCACTTTAACCTGCCTGCTCATAAATCCTTTCACCGGCGCGTGGCCTAAGCCATGATGCAATGCCTTATCCACATCCCGGCGGGAGACCATACCGACCAGTTTGGCGTCTTCCCTTATAGGCAGCCCCGAATGTCCGTAGCGCAGCATCATCCGACCGGCCTCTTTGATAGTTGTATCAGGAGCCAGCACTTTAACTGGATAGGACATAATTCCGGCCGCGGTGACTAGGGGTCGTACATTTTGTTGAAGTAATTCTATCAATTGCTGGTTGATGGTGGCTGGGTCGCCGTTTTTCACTGTGGCGGCAGCCGCTTTTGGATGACCGCCGCCGCCAAACCCGGCCATAATGGTATGCATCGGAACACAGTCTAAGCTGGTACGCCCTACCAGATGCACCCTTTTGCCCATTTTCACCAGGGAGATGAAAGAATTAACGCCTGTAATTTCCAGTAGTTTGGCGGTAAGATAAGCGAGCCCACCTATGTAGTCTTCCACTTTTACTTTGCTCACCAAAATTAAAATGCCATTAATACTTACTTCAGTAATATTACTGAGCATACTATTAAGCAAGCCCTGTTGGGCCTCATCCAGATGCTGTTCCATAAATCGTGACACCACTGATAAGTTAGCCCCTTTGTCAAGCAGCAGTGCCACTGCCCGAACGTCCCTAGGTGTAGTTCCGGGATGAGTCATAGCCCCGGTATCCTGATAGATTCCCAAGGCAAATATGGTGGCTTCAAATGCAGAGATACTTTGACCTTGGGTTGCCAGTTCTTCCACTAAAAGCGTGGTAACGGCACCCATCTGCTCCTGTTTGAGCCTGTAGGCCTTAATACCGTCTTTTTGTGACGGGTGATGGTCATAGACAAGCACCTCCCGCGCGGAATCCAATGCCCACTCCATTTCTCCCAGCCGTTCTGGAGTATTGGTGTCAACAATAACCACCCGGTCTAACTGCTGCTTTTCCACCTGATGAGCGAATAAAATAGGGAGGCTGTCCTTATAAAGAGACAAAAACTCAGCCACAGCCGGACCGGCTTTACCGGACAGTACCATTTTCCCTTTGGGAAAAAGCTTCTTAGCGGCAACCATGGCCGCCAAACCATCAAAATCTATATTCCTATGAGAGAGAATTAATTGCAACATTTACCCCTCCGAACAGCCAAATACTGCCTTAGATTATATCATTAAAGCGGCGGTGAGGCCAGAAAAGCGCACATTAGAAAAGCAGCACCCAAAGGGTGCTGCCATGAGCTACAATATTTTTCTGAGAAAATCCTGGGTTCTGCTGTTCTTTGGATTGCTGAATATATCCTCAGGAGTACCCTGTTCGACAATTACCCCTTCGTCCATGAACAGCACCCTATCCCCCACTTCCCGGGCAAAGCCCATCTCGTGGGTAACAACTACCATAGTCATACCCTCTTTGGCCAAATCCTTCATAACCTCCAGCACCTCACCCACCAATTCTGGGTCTAATGCGGAAGTGGGTTCGTCAAAAAGCATCACTGCCGGATTCATGGCTAGAGCCCGAGCGATAGCTACCCGCTGCTGCTGACCACCAGAAAGGTTGTCCGGATAAGCATCGGCCTTATCGCTAAGGCCAACCTTAACTAGTAGCTCTAAAGCCTTTTCCTTGGCTTCAGCTTTGGAAAATCCCCGCACCTTGGTGGGTGCTAACATTAGGTTTTCTACAGCGGTCATATGCGGAAACAGGTTAAACTGCTGAAACACCATTCCGGTCTCCGCCCGCACTTTGTTAATATTAGTTTTAGGGTCAGTTAAATTGAAACCGTCAATAATTACCTCACCGGAAGTGATTTCTTCTAACATGTTTAGGCATCTTAAAAAGGTACTCTTACCGGAACCGGAAGGCCCGATAACACATACCACTTCCTGCTCCTTAATGCGTTCGGTAATTCCTTTAAGCACTTCAAGCTCACCGAAATTTTTGTGTAAGTCCTTAACTTCTATAATTGTACCCTTATCCGATTGGCTCAATTTACATCAAGCCTCCTCTCAACATATCGCAGCATTAATGTTATAGGAATTGTTAAGCTCAAATATAATACGGCCAATAGTGAATAAATCTCAAAGTAAGCGAAGTTTGACGCTACACTAATCTGCGCCTGCCTAGTCATTTCTGCCGCACCAATAATAGTAAACAGTGAAGTATCTTTTAAGCTGATAATAAACTGATTACCCAGCGAAGGAATCATGCGACGAAACGCTTGGGGCCAGATAATATGATACAAAGTGTGGTAATGGTTAAGCCCCAGGGACCTGCCCGCCTCTCTTTGTCCTTTAGGCACACCCTCAATAGCACCCCGCACTACCTCGGCAATGTAGGCCCCGGAATTAATGGCAATCGCAGTTATTCCGGCCGGTAATATGTCAAGATTTAGCCCCAATAACTGCGGCATGGCATAATAAATCCAGATTGCTTGCACCAGAATCGGCGTGCCCCGAATTACCTCTACATAAACTGTTGCCGCCGAAAAGGCGTATTTATTCTTGGCAGTACGGCCTAGGCCCACAATAGCACCTAGAAAAAAACCTATAGCCAGGCCGCCCACTGTAAAAATAATAGTAAGCTTCATTCCAGCTAATAAAAACGGAAGGGCCTGAGCGACATACTTGAATTGCAAATCCATTAAATCACCTCTGGGGATATTTACCACTTTTACTCATATAAATGTTAGAGCGTAACACTGGGTTACGCTCTATACTGCAGTTAGAACCAACAACTTATCCGTGAATAAATTTATCATCCACATATCATAGCAAGGTCCTTAAACACTAATAAAACCTATTTCTCCGGTTGTTTACCGAACCATTTTTCATAAATGTCGTTGTAAGTGCCGTCATCTTTCATTGCCTGAAGTGCTTCGTCAACCTGAGCAGTTAATTCGCTGCCTTTAGGAAAAGCAATACCGTAGGACTGACCTTCCATTAATTTGCCAACGGTTTTAACTTCGCCGTCACCAGCAGTCTTAATATAATATTTCACGTTAGGTGCATCATGGACAGCAGCGTCTACATTACCGTTTCTTAAAGCCATGTAAGCATCTGTGATATTCGGGAAAGGAGTGTTTTTCTTCACGCCGTCAATACTTGCTACGAAATCATAGCTGGTAGCACCGGTTTTTGTTCCTACCACTTTACCCTTTAGGTCTTCTTTACCCTGAATATCAGAATTATCGGCTCTAACCATGATTAATAATCCGGAATCATAGTAAGGCATGGAAAAGTCAACTTTCTCTCTACGTTCGGGCTTAATGGTCATACCCGCAATAGCTGCATCAATTTTATCCGTCTGCAGAGACGGTATTAAAGCGTTGAAATCCATGGGGCTTAACTCATAGTCTACTTCCAAACGCTTGGCAATTTCGGCCCACATATCAATGTCAAAACCTTCATAATTACCTGTTTCTTCATTACGGAATTCAAAAGGTACAAAGCTTGTATCAACACCAACAACTAGTTTTTCTGCCTTATCTTTCGGTTGTTCCCCTGCCTGTCCACCGTCGTCTCCTGTGCAACCGGCTAAAAGGCCAACCCCCAACAATAATACAATTGACAATACCAATATCTTACTCTTACGCATATTCTTCCTCCTCCATAAATTTGTCTGCCTCTCCACATCATAATCATATTATATTATACACGATGCTATGACAAAAGTAAATGAAGGTATATTATCATAAATACTGTATACAGTCCAGATTTTTTCTAAAAATCGACTGAAAAAATTTCTAGAAAACTTAAAAGGGCCGTATAGGCCCGTCTGCTAACCAATAGACTGAAGACAAACTTCTTTCTTTTTTGCCAATCTTTCCGGCATCACATCGTTACGAATTAAGTCCTGATAAGTCTCGGCCTTAATTATTAATTCCGCCTGCCCGTCTTTAACCAATACCGCCCCCGGTTTGGTAAGACGGTTATAATTATTG is part of the Metallumcola ferriviriculae genome and harbors:
- a CDS encoding site-2 protease family protein, with the translated sequence MHSMDINSLLAAIPAILIAIVFHEYAHGKVAYMLGDPTPKYQKRLTLNPLNHLDPLGALMFIVVGFGWAKPVQVNPFHFRGDRRKGMMMVSLAGPVMNLVLAYLGAVGLQLFGTSNWYVGSFFQSVVLYNIVLAVFNLIPVPPLDGSKILAGLLPAGQAHIMQNLERYGTMILLLLLFTGIIGRILWPVVQVIYSSFMYLSSFALL
- a CDS encoding segregation and condensation protein A; this translates as MSYKIDIEVFQGPFDLLFHLIDKNEIDIYDIPIARITDQYLHYLQSMGQMDLEVTSEFLVMAATLLSIKAKMLLPKPPKEEEEEDEGLDPRDQLVERLLEYKKFKLVAEYLKEREEAAGRVFTRPVDVEEMASAFVGNDNPLQDVEMADLLDALAQVLEKMPDEEPITKVHRAEITIRDKVKEIRGRLRFNPNGIIFAELFRPGVSRVEVVVTFLALLEIIRSGNILVRQRRNFAEIAIYSREDTDKDDGGEA
- the scpB gene encoding SMC-Scp complex subunit ScpB, which gives rise to MLFSETLLAALECLLFVAAEPLSIKNLANILETKEKDTEELLDSLARKYNDKESGIQLVRLAGGYQLCTRPEFSGYIEKLYKPQAHALSRAALETLAIVAYRQPITRAEMEQIRGVKVDGVVNTLMEKKLIQEIGRKEGPGRPILYGTSGQFLQYFGLDDLEDLPDPEKFLDKAAVEEAAASQGSD
- the trpS gene encoding tryptophan--tRNA ligase, which codes for MSKGRIFSGMRPTGKLHIGHLSVIENWVRLQEEYQCFFAPVDWHALTTGYEDTAGIKEDTREMVIDWLSAGLDPEKSTIFVQSHVKEHAELHLLLSMTTPLSWLERCPTYKEQLQQLGAGRDIRTYGFLGYPVLMAADILVYRADTVPVGEDQLPHLELAREIVRRFNHLYDSQVFPEPQPKLAKISMLPGIDKRKMSKSYDNDIAISSNAEELWEKVRLMITDPARVRKTDPGDPEVCVVHTYNKIYNDEEVEERIAQCRTAGIGCINCKRRLADKMIESLNPIWERRAQLENNPGIVEEILTAGADKARKQAAETLRVVREVMNIG
- the glnH gene encoding glutamine ABC transporter substrate-binding protein GlnH; this encodes MRKSKILVLSIVLLLGVGLLAGCTGDDGGQAGEQPKDKAEKLVVGVDTSFVPFEFRNEETGNYEGFDIDMWAEIAKRLEVDYELSPMDFNALIPSLQTDKIDAAIAGMTIKPERREKVDFSMPYYDSGLLIMVRADNSDIQGKEDLKGKVVGTKTGATSYDFVASIDGVKKNTPFPNITDAYMALRNGNVDAAVHDAPNVKYYIKTAGDGEVKTVGKLMEGQSYGIAFPKGSELTAQVDEALQAMKDDGTYNDIYEKWFGKQPEK
- a CDS encoding amino acid ABC transporter permease — translated: MDLQFKYVAQALPFLLAGMKLTIIFTVGGLAIGFFLGAIVGLGRTAKNKYAFSAATVYVEVIRGTPILVQAIWIYYAMPQLLGLNLDILPAGITAIAINSGAYIAEVVRGAIEGVPKGQREAGRSLGLNHYHTLYHIIWPQAFRRMIPSLGNQFIISLKDTSLFTIIGAAEMTRQAQISVASNFAYFEIYSLLAVLYLSLTIPITLMLRYVERRLDVN
- a CDS encoding CBS domain-containing protein; amino-acid sequence: MLQLILSHRNIDFDGLAAMVAAKKLFPKGKMVLSGKAGPAVAEFLSLYKDSLPILFAHQVEKQQLDRVVIVDTNTPERLGEMEWALDSAREVLVYDHHPSQKDGIKAYRLKQEQMGAVTTLLVEELATQGQSISAFEATIFALGIYQDTGAMTHPGTTPRDVRAVALLLDKGANLSVVSRFMEQHLDEAQQGLLNSMLSNITEVSINGILILVSKVKVEDYIGGLAYLTAKLLEITGVNSFISLVKMGKRVHLVGRTSLDCVPMHTIMAGFGGGGHPKAAAATVKNGDPATINQQLIELLQQNVRPLVTAAGIMSYPVKVLAPDTTIKEAGRMMLRYGHSGLPIREDAKLVGMVSRRDVDKALHHGLGHAPVKGFMSRQVKVISPDTPLPEIQRLMVRYDVGRLPVMAGEKIVGIISRSDILRTMHGDGYAHPFNTLYQDRCDWQTMPDILDLLGEQLEGEQLKLLAGIGRLADENNWGAYLVGGFVRDLLLGVPNLDLDIVVVGSAPKLAEKLSAEFGGNVRVHEKFNTATVHLPSDIKVDFATARKEFYEYPAALPTIEETNLREDLYRRDFTVNALAICLNRDEFGLLIDFFCGYSDLEEQRIRLLHNLSFIEDPTRILRAVRFEQRYQFQLEPQTAHVLSNAVAEEALKNISPDRVWNELKLIFAENDPVKSLRRLAELGIWPQIIPGLEWKNSIQESLNKVIPVITAVADITGVSLERWLVFLTVILRETDETSAVAWLDQLSITKEQRSSLKRCLEEDSAAMLQDLETPGPGELHKLLKDCSPLGMALILLFIKGQVEQNVYQYFRLRTRLPQLLKMDGKVLGKMGIEPGPVYGKVLFALEAAVLEGKVETVQDQQRFVRNWLESKGVL
- a CDS encoding amino acid ABC transporter ATP-binding protein; its protein translation is MIEVKDLHKNFGELEVLKGITERIKEQEVVCVIGPSGSGKSTFLRCLNMLEEITSGEVIIDGFNLTDPKTNINKVRAETGMVFQQFNLFPHMTAVENLMLAPTKVRGFSKAEAKEKALELLVKVGLSDKADAYPDNLSGGQQQRVAIARALAMNPAVMLFDEPTSALDPELVGEVLEVMKDLAKEGMTMVVVTHEMGFAREVGDRVLFMDEGVIVEQGTPEDIFSNPKNSRTQDFLRKIL